The window CTTTTGAATTAATTGAATATGTAAAACCAGCATAACCAATCTGCCAACTTTTAAATTTTGGAAAAATATTTTTCTCCTTTATCCATAATGAGGATGAAACTTTGATATCTTTTACAAATTCTGCTAATGAAATTGATGGATGTAAATGTGTTATAATATGTATATGATCTTCTACACCACCAATTCGATAAAGATGACTTTTTTTGTTTTTAATTATTCCATAAATATATTTATATAATTCTACTTGATTTTTGTAATCAATAACTTTTTTTCTTTCTTTTGTTGAAAATACAATTTGATATAATATTTGTGTGTATGTTGACATTTTTTCCTACTATTTGTATTTTATTTGTGTGTGTGTGTGTGTGTGTGTGTATTGAACTACTTCGTAGTTCTTT is drawn from Bacteroidota bacterium and contains these coding sequences:
- the tnpA gene encoding IS200/IS605 family transposase; its protein translation is MSTYTQILYQIVFSTKERKKVIDYKNQVELYKYIYGIIKNKKSHLYRIGGVEDHIHIITHLHPSISLAEFVKDIKVSSSLWIKEKNIFPKFKSWQIGYAGFTYSINSKDKLIKYVKNQREHHKKKTFVEELKELLEEHNIDYDEKYLL